A portion of the Cryptomeria japonica chromosome 5, Sugi_1.0, whole genome shotgun sequence genome contains these proteins:
- the LOC131052407 gene encoding disease resistance protein Roq1, protein MASSSSTNQEILEYQHEREWSTAPSKLYDVFISHRGPDVKETLAKQLYEFLGDRGFLAFLDRRELDVGDSITPAIYSAISSSVVQIAIFSTGYAHSSWCLDELVLMLRQLDRKGSLFIPIFYDVRPSDLRYTEKGTYAAAFSEYEGKCRNLHKLNGWKKALESASNVVGFELCSSQEYVYYEMKRRIPLHVASYPVRLGELVRDFERIFDKPAKKRVKIVGIFGLGGSGKTTLAKAIFNTKFSDYNASCFLYDVRESHVKRELQVLQTRLLKDLFHKEKKIQHIDEGRQLLKDSLTRAGSDKRFLIILDDIDHEEQLRALLFQDLLGPGSLVIVTTRDKGVLISAEISNCYQMRTMDSDRAKELFRSHAFGGKNPTFPCEQLVERFVKFCGGLPLSLKVLGTHVRGRDENYWNLELEKARDIQPTDVMQCLKISFDSLESEEKQIFMDIACFFNGRRKDKAVEIWNASQWTTAEHAVQRLLDKCLVEVEHLEFTKHNRLRGLARHPEFRMHDHVRELGRKMAEKEVLPRFWRPEKLKAMQERGFRKILEETNGRSYNKLWDSSLKSTIEYFIGTSDCYAGTSTGLLWLGVSMLRGSTIPSWFPVRQLWDLRASDVDKLWSISLSQIDTEDSFQLRRLYLRECRGLQNLPDLLKTLHHLEELDVYTSFESGTEGTALSKSLVKLSNLRILRFLDVPINGELILSKSTDSIFESSSNSCMNNLREMFITEVGFSKLAISGEICPSLKHVEIGNNNKLIEVDLKLSKTLEKLMLLYYNNLKTVSGLFSLTRLQILDITGPDELESLEGAQELEGLKSLKIQASQYAGGLNFISGMKRLPSDYIIIEGNAVYAAVSRLNANLFSDVIGCQAIAEIQSSRDYCHRLKEIQTSLYALSIYQQVLLTFWKIIHILR, encoded by the exons ATGGCTTCCTCTTCCTCGACTAACCAAGAAATTTTGGAATATCAACACGAGAGAGAGTGGTCGACTGCACCGTCAAAATTATATGATGTATTCATCAGCCACCGGGGCCCTGATGTCAAAGAAACTCTTGCCAAACAGCTTTATGAATTTTTGGGGGACCGAGGGTTCCTGGCATTTCTGGACCGTCGAGAGTTAGATGTGGGAGATTCTATTACTCCAGCCATTTACAGCGCCATATCCTCATCAGTTGTTCAGATAGCCATTTTTTCCACAGGATATGCACACTCTTCATGGTGTTTAGACGAGCTTGTTCTGATGCTACGCCAACTGGATCGTAAAGGCTCACTCTTTATTCCTATTTTCTATGATGTCAGGCCTTCTGATCTTCGGTATACTGAGAAAGGAACGTATGCTGCGgcattttctgaatatgaagggAAATGCAGGAACCTTCATAAGCTGAACGGATGGAAAAAGGCCCTTGAATCTGCTTCAAATGTAGTCGGCTTTGAACTTTGCAGTAGTCAAGAGTACGTTTACTAT GAAATGAAAAGGAGGATACCGCTACATGTTGCGTCATATCCAGTTAGACTGGGTGAACTTGTCAGAGATTTTGAAAGGATATTTGATAAGCCAGCGAAGAAGAGGGTAAAGATAGTAGGGATCTTTGGACTTGGAGGCTCTGGCAAGACTACCCTGGCAAAAGCGATCTTCAACACGAAGTTTTCAGACTACAATGCCTCTTGTTTTCTGTATGATGTGAGAGAATCACATGTGAAACGTGAATTGCAGGTCTTGCAAACAAGGCTTCTCAAAGATCTCTTTCATAAAGAGAAGAAAATTCAACATATTGATGAAGGGAGGCAACTGCTGAAGGATAGCCTAACAAGGGCAGGATCTGACAAGCGTTTTCTTATAATCCTAGATGATATAGATCATGAGGAACAGTTGCGTGCCCTTTTATTTCAGGACCTTCTCGGTCCTGGTAGCTTAGTAATTGTCACAACCCGTGACAAAGGTGTGTTAATAAGTGCTGAAATCAGTAATTGTTATCAGATGAGAACAATGGATAGCGATCGTGCTAAAGAACTCTTCCGCAGTCATGCTTTCGGCGGAAAGAATCCAACCTTTCCATGTGAGCAGCTGGTTGAGAGGTTCGTGAAATTCTGTGGAGGTTTGCCCCTTTCACTCAAAGTTTTGGGAACTCATGTTCGTGGAAGGGATGAAAATTATTGGAACCTAGAATTGGAAAAAGCTAGGGATATCCAGCCTACTGATGTTATGCAATGTCTTAAAATAAGCTTTGACAGTTTGGAGAGTGAAGAGAAACAAATATTTATGGATATTGCGTGTTTCTTTAATGGCAGAAGAAAGGACAAGGCTGTAGAAATATGGAATGCGTCCCAGTGGACGACGGCTGAACACGCGGTTCAAAGGCTACTTGATAAATGTCTTGTCGAAGTAGAGCATCTTGAATTTACAAAGCACAATCGCCTTCGGGGCTTGGCAAGGCATCCTGAATTTAGAATGCACGATCATGTGCGCGAGCTGGGAAGAAAAATGGCAGAGAAAGAAGTCCTTCCACGGTTCTGGCGGCCAGAGAAGCTCAAAGCTATG CAAGAAAGGGGATTCAGAAAAATCTTGGAAGAAACAAATGGTCGGTCTTACAATAAACTTTGGGACTCCTCCCTCAAATCGACAATCGAATATTTTATAGGAACATCAGATTGCTATGCCGGCACATCAACTGGCCTCCTGTGGCTTGGGGTTTCTATGCTAAGAGGGAGCACAATTCCTTCATGGTTTCCTGTGAGACAGTTGTGGGATTTAAGGGCTTCCGACGTTGATAAATTATGGAGCATTTCCCTCAGTCAAATCGACACCGAG GACAGTTTTCAGCTGAGACGGCTGTATCTTCGCGAATGTCGCGGATTGCAAAATCTTCCAGATTTATTGAAAACCTTACATCATTTGGAAGAATTAGATGTTTATACGTCCTTTGAATCAGGTACTGAAGGGACGGCTTTGTCAAAATCACTTGTAAAACTCAGCAATCTTAGAATCTTAAGGTTTCTGGACGTGCCAATAAATGGAGAACTGATTCTGAGCAAGAGCACAGATTCAATTTTTGAGTCTTCTTCGAACAGCTGCATGAATAACCTTCGCGAAATGTTTATTACAGAAGTAGGGTTTTCAAAATTGGCCATTAGTGGAGAGATATGTCCCAGCCTTAAACATGTCGAGATTGGAAACAATAATAAACTAATTGAAGTGGACCTAAAACTGTCAAAGACGCTGGAAAAGCTTATGTTGCTTTATTACAATAATTTGAAAACAGTATCAGGTTTGTTTTCTCTAACCAGACTTCAAATCTTGGACATAACTGGACCTGATGAGCTGGAGAGTCTAGAAGGTGCTCAAGAGTTGGAAGGATTGAAAAGTCTGAAAATTCAAGCGTCTCAATATGCAGGCGGATTAAATTTCATTTCTGGAATGAAG AGACTGCCGTCAGATTATATTATTATAGAAGGGAATGCAGTGTATGCAGCAGTGTCAAGATTAAATGCAAATTTGTTTTCTGATGTGATCGGTTGCCAAGCAATAGCTGAGATTCAGAGTAGTAGAGATTATTGTCACAGGTTGAAGGAGATTCAAACTTCATTGTATGCACTTTCCATATATCAGCAGGTATTGCTTACTTTCTGGAAAATCATACATATTCTGCGGTAG
- the LOC131036563 gene encoding pentatricopeptide repeat-containing protein At1g71460, chloroplastic-like isoform X1, whose product MATMALALSPHHKHQHNLFNTPLKHPKSRNTKMAFISDIAVFNKRKNTPQKIEMPKPFPKLNTAEPPSKIVTAKPPSKINTEHYPKVITAPAGETISEWGRIQKKTSQRSSKYHKTLTAIYGDMNDLCREGKLKEALRALDDTQFRGGIPVDANMYEILLQACARTKALEQGKQVHAHMRLTRLDRFESLRIRLVKMYASCGSIEDARQVFDETSYPSLQMWNALIRGYVSKGFCEKDALEIYCQMRLAGVKADQNTFSCVLKACGAMSDLQLGKEIHESIVRCKFQSDVVVATALVDMYSKCGAIEDARKVFDKMTQRNVITWTAMISGFTHTGIWDDALDYFQQMQIEGEKPNSITLASVLPACGNTGDLQLGKEIHSYAIRNGFDVYSFVANGLIEMYFNCGQVEAARDIFGKIPERGVVLYSTMIHGCAQNGYANETLEIFRQMNWNGVKPNQFTMMSVLPACGDLGALHKGKELHAYIIRCGFQFNVSVRSAIINMYIKCGRIEIARNVFDRMSQNDVASWTALIAGCGINEVGKEAVDLYNQMQ is encoded by the coding sequence ATGGCTACCATGGCATTGGCACTCTCTCCTCACCACAAACATCAGCATAATCTCTTCAATACTCCTCTCAAACATCCTAAATCCAGAAACACCAAAATGGCTTTTATATCTGACATTGCTGTATTTAATAAACGCAAAAACACTCCACAGAAAATCGAGATGCCAAAGCCTTTCCCAAAATTAAATACCGCAGAACCTCCCTCGAAAATCGTTACAGCAAAACCTCCATCAAAAATCAATACAGAACATTATCCAAAAGTTATTACAGCACCAGCAGGAGAGACAATAAGTGAATGGGGTAGAATCCAAAAGAAAACGAGCCAAAGATCTTCAAAATACCATAAGACATTGACTGCAATCTACGGCGACATGAATGATTTGTGTAGAGAAGGCAAGCTGAAGGAAGCTCTGCGTGCTTTAGACGATACCCAATTCAGAGGAGGCATTCCAGTAGATGCCAACATGTACGAAATTCTACTGCAGGCCTGTGCGAGGACAAAAGCATTGGAACAGGGTAAGCAAGTCCATGCCCACATGAGATTAACCAGGCTTGATAGATTTGAGTCTTTAAGGATTAGGCTGGTCAAAATGTATGCCAGTTGTGGGAGTATTGAGGATGCACGCCAAGTGTTTGACGAAACATCTTATCCAAGTTTACAGATGTGGAATGCATTGATTAGAGGGTATGTTAGTAAAGGGTTCTGTGAGAAAGACGCACTTGAGATCTATTGCCAAATGAGGTTGGCAGGAGTGAAGGCTGACCAGAATACGTTTTCTTGTGTGCTTAAGGCCTGTGGTGCCATGTCGGACTTGCAACTGGGTAAGGAGATTCATGAGAGCATAGTTAGATGTAAGTTTCAGTCTGATGTTGTTGTGGCGACTGCTCTTGTGGATATGTATTCCAAATGTGGAGCTATTGAGGATGCACGGAAAGTATTTGACAAAATGACTCAGAGGAATGTGATCACTTGGACTGCAATGATTTCTGGGTTTACACACACAGGGATTTGGGATGATGCATTAGATTACTTTCAGCAAATGCAAATAGAAGGTGAGAAACCTAATTCAATAACCTTGGCGTCTGTACTTCCTGCATGTGGAAATACAGGAGATCTTCAATTGGGTAAGGAGATCCATAGCTATGCTATCAGAAACGGATTTGATGTATATTCGTTTGTGGCGAATGGCCTTATAGAGATGTATTTTAATTGCGGCCAAGTAGAGGCTGCTCGAGACATTTTTGGCAAAATCCCTGAACGAGGTGTGGTTTTGTACAGCACCATGATTCATGGGTGTGCTCAAAATGGTTATGCCAATGAGACTTTGGAAATCTTTCGTCAAATGAATTGGAATGGTGTGAAGCCAAATCAGTTTACTATGATGAGTGTGCTCCCTGCATGTGGTGATTTAGGAGCTTTGCACAAGGGAAAGGAACTCCATGCTTACATAATTAGGTGTGGATTTCAGTTTAATGTATCTGTGCGTTCTGCTATTATAAACATGTACATTAAATGTGGAAGAATTGAGATTGCACGGAATGTTTTTGATAGAATGTCTCAAAATGATGTTGCTTCCTGGACAGCGCTGATTGCAGGATGTGGAATAAATGAGGTTGGAAAGGAAGCTGTTGACCTTTATAACCAAATGCAATAG
- the LOC131036563 gene encoding pentatricopeptide repeat-containing protein At1g15510, chloroplastic-like isoform X2 — MATMALALSPHHKHQHNLFNTPLKHPKSRNTKMAFISDIAVFNKRKNTPQKIEMPKPFPKLNTAEPPSKIVTAKPPSKINTEHYPKVITAPAGETISEWGRIQKKTSQRSSKYHKTLTAIYGDMNDLCREGKLKEALRALDDTQFRGGIPVDANMYEILLQACARTKALEQGKQVHAHMRLTRLDRFESLRIRLVKMYASCGSIEDARQVFDETSYPSLQMWNALIRGYVSKGFCEKDALEIYCQMRLAGVKADQNTFSCVLKACGAMSDLQLGKEIHESIVRCKFQSDVVVATALVDMYSKCGAIEDARKVFDKMTQRNVITWTAMISGFTHTGIWDDALDYFQQMQIEGEKPNSITLASVLPACGNTGDLQLGKEIHSYAIRNGFDVYSFVANGLIEMYFNCGQVEAARDIFGKIPERGVVLYSTMIHGCAQNGYANETLEIFRQMNWNGVKPNQFTMMSVLPACGDLGALHKGKELHAYIISADCRMWNK, encoded by the exons ATGGCTACCATGGCATTGGCACTCTCTCCTCACCACAAACATCAGCATAATCTCTTCAATACTCCTCTCAAACATCCTAAATCCAGAAACACCAAAATGGCTTTTATATCTGACATTGCTGTATTTAATAAACGCAAAAACACTCCACAGAAAATCGAGATGCCAAAGCCTTTCCCAAAATTAAATACCGCAGAACCTCCCTCGAAAATCGTTACAGCAAAACCTCCATCAAAAATCAATACAGAACATTATCCAAAAGTTATTACAGCACCAGCAGGAGAGACAATAAGTGAATGGGGTAGAATCCAAAAGAAAACGAGCCAAAGATCTTCAAAATACCATAAGACATTGACTGCAATCTACGGCGACATGAATGATTTGTGTAGAGAAGGCAAGCTGAAGGAAGCTCTGCGTGCTTTAGACGATACCCAATTCAGAGGAGGCATTCCAGTAGATGCCAACATGTACGAAATTCTACTGCAGGCCTGTGCGAGGACAAAAGCATTGGAACAGGGTAAGCAAGTCCATGCCCACATGAGATTAACCAGGCTTGATAGATTTGAGTCTTTAAGGATTAGGCTGGTCAAAATGTATGCCAGTTGTGGGAGTATTGAGGATGCACGCCAAGTGTTTGACGAAACATCTTATCCAAGTTTACAGATGTGGAATGCATTGATTAGAGGGTATGTTAGTAAAGGGTTCTGTGAGAAAGACGCACTTGAGATCTATTGCCAAATGAGGTTGGCAGGAGTGAAGGCTGACCAGAATACGTTTTCTTGTGTGCTTAAGGCCTGTGGTGCCATGTCGGACTTGCAACTGGGTAAGGAGATTCATGAGAGCATAGTTAGATGTAAGTTTCAGTCTGATGTTGTTGTGGCGACTGCTCTTGTGGATATGTATTCCAAATGTGGAGCTATTGAGGATGCACGGAAAGTATTTGACAAAATGACTCAGAGGAATGTGATCACTTGGACTGCAATGATTTCTGGGTTTACACACACAGGGATTTGGGATGATGCATTAGATTACTTTCAGCAAATGCAAATAGAAGGTGAGAAACCTAATTCAATAACCTTGGCGTCTGTACTTCCTGCATGTGGAAATACAGGAGATCTTCAATTGGGTAAGGAGATCCATAGCTATGCTATCAGAAACGGATTTGATGTATATTCGTTTGTGGCGAATGGCCTTATAGAGATGTATTTTAATTGCGGCCAAGTAGAGGCTGCTCGAGACATTTTTGGCAAAATCCCTGAACGAGGTGTGGTTTTGTACAGCACCATGATTCATGGGTGTGCTCAAAATGGTTATGCCAATGAGACTTTGGAAATCTTTCGTCAAATGAATTGGAATGGTGTGAAGCCAAATCAGTTTACTATGATGAGTGTGCTCCCTGCATGTGGTGATTTAGGAGCTTTGCACAAGGGAAAGGAACTCCATGCTTACATAATTAG CGCTGATTGCAGGATGTGGAATAAATGA